In Juglans regia cultivar Chandler chromosome 13, Walnut 2.0, whole genome shotgun sequence, the following proteins share a genomic window:
- the LOC109019033 gene encoding S-protein homolog 7-like — translation MEMKRMGMAKLYCFALVLVFAFGLSSSSRVPRERKHYVKFINNLSNKVLNVNCKNEKPYIDLTLHILLPKEEYEFNYIVGRGMAFRCDLRHGSTSKAFLVSDRAIKRECGRNHCIWKAQDDGVYLLNRKTNQYTFKFGWEN, via the coding sequence atggaaaTGAAGCGCATGGGGATGGCTAAGCTTTATTGCTTTGCATTGGTCCTTGTCTTTGCCTTCGGCCTGAGCAGCTCCTCGAGGGTGCCTCGTGAGAGAAAGCACTACGTGAAATTTATCAACAATCTCAGCAACAAAGTACTTAATGTCAACTGCAAAAATGAGAAACCCTACATTGATCTGACCCTTCACATTCTTCTGCCCAAGGAGGAGTACGAATTCAATTACATTGTTGGGCGAGGCATGGCTTTCAGGTGTGACCTGCGACATGGGTCTACAAGCAAGGCCTTCCTTGTCAGTGATAGAGCAATCAAAAGAGAATGCGGTCGAAACCATTGCATTTGGAAAGCACAAGATGATGGAGTTTACCTACTCAACCGGAAAACGAATCAGTACACGTTCAAGTTTGGATGGGAAAATTGA